From Chroogloeocystis siderophila 5.2 s.c.1, the proteins below share one genomic window:
- a CDS encoding DUF4335 domain-containing protein: MKTIQRKYSLPNCTLFVEGLSEPINEQSPSVRPVLSILVNAECHLAGAKQPLTGGREFFESLVTAVSGYAQEFLSKVPHPEAHRNESGLVQLQQIDPNRHRLTVYSSASNPNSEATNTPVTIDLTTVQLFDLVEAVDQFFADSQTLPTMSLQLAPVSKRYAGHTPQLTKQAVPAAVGVSSLALAAIAFFFVPIPEVRRPEEPQPQSRSRSSNLAAAITDTEQIAWLQQKLYNRINRVWKTRTVNHDLIYRVSATANGAIVGYRSTNAIANDAIAQTPLPNLLVYPVATPETAQEALAQFRVVFGRDGVLQVSPWQS; the protein is encoded by the coding sequence ATGAAGACAATTCAACGCAAGTACAGTTTGCCTAATTGTACTCTCTTTGTAGAGGGTTTAAGCGAGCCTATAAACGAGCAGTCTCCAAGTGTTAGACCCGTGCTTTCGATATTGGTGAATGCAGAATGTCACTTAGCAGGAGCTAAACAACCTTTGACGGGAGGACGAGAATTTTTTGAGAGTTTAGTAACGGCGGTGAGTGGTTATGCTCAAGAATTTTTGAGCAAAGTTCCTCATCCTGAAGCGCATCGAAACGAGTCAGGTTTAGTGCAATTGCAGCAAATTGATCCTAATCGTCATCGGTTAACTGTCTATTCAAGCGCCTCAAATCCTAACTCAGAAGCGACGAATACCCCCGTGACGATCGATTTAACCACGGTGCAACTGTTTGATTTGGTAGAAGCCGTCGATCAATTCTTTGCGGATAGCCAAACGTTACCCACAATGTCGTTACAGCTAGCTCCTGTCTCTAAACGCTATGCGGGACACACGCCACAGTTAACAAAACAAGCCGTACCAGCCGCAGTTGGAGTGTCGAGTTTAGCATTAGCGGCGATCGCGTTCTTTTTCGTCCCCATTCCCGAAGTTCGTCGTCCCGAAGAACCACAACCACAATCGCGATCGCGTAGCAGTAATTTAGCCGCAGCAATTACTGACACCGAACAAATCGCCTGGCTGCAACAAAAACTCTACAACCGCATCAATCGCGTTTGGAAGACTCGCACGGTCAATCACGATTTAATCTACCGCGTGAGTGCTACAGCCAACGGTGCAATTGTCGGATATCGATCGACGAATGCGATCGCCAATGATGCGATCGCGCAAACTCCGTTACCGAATTTACTTGTTTATCCTGTCGCCACTCCAGAAACAGCACAAGAAGCACTCGCGCAGTTTCGCGTAGTATTCGGTCGTGACGGGGTGT
- a CDS encoding DUF3038 domain-containing protein, with protein MNASVSVVPIDAAAVQSNPLILDYLPYPPIEEKGCPRRTCLQIDLILLAIEALEIGGSEALLDVARELELQDIIKNRVNLWRLRSTNPLRRGHTRRLLSIVEAKALVVIACHIARRLTVLLRQLLLAYQQMRDKQIPLEQNLRLANYLERFRAHFRSRMNPRRSGVLAYNSDDKLNELALSLLGQLLFCTGTAGTQRLWMSLFDGEVE; from the coding sequence ATGAATGCTTCTGTAAGTGTAGTACCAATAGATGCGGCTGCTGTCCAGTCCAATCCTTTGATTTTAGATTATTTACCTTATCCACCTATTGAAGAAAAAGGGTGTCCCCGCCGCACCTGTTTGCAAATTGACTTGATTCTACTAGCAATCGAAGCTTTAGAAATAGGTGGTTCTGAAGCTCTTCTGGATGTAGCACGAGAACTAGAACTTCAAGACATTATCAAAAATCGGGTGAATTTGTGGCGGCTACGCAGTACAAATCCATTACGTAGAGGGCATACGCGCCGTTTGTTAAGTATTGTTGAGGCAAAAGCGCTCGTTGTCATCGCGTGTCATATAGCAAGACGCTTGACAGTTTTACTGCGCCAATTGTTGTTAGCTTATCAACAGATGAGAGATAAGCAAATTCCTCTAGAGCAGAACTTACGTTTAGCGAATTACCTAGAGCGTTTTCGCGCGCATTTCCGTAGCCGCATGAACCCGCGCCGTTCAGGAGTCTTAGCTTACAATTCTGATGATAAGTTAAACGAACTCGCACTCAGTTTATTAGGACAATTACTATTTTGTACTGGGACTGCCGGAACTCAGAGGTTGTGGATGAGTTTGTTTGACGGGGAAGTAGAATGA
- a CDS encoding adenine phosphoribosyltransferase, translating to MDLKSLIRDIPDFPKPGILFRDITTLLRDADGLRYTIDSLTDKFQVANLKADYVVGMESRGFIIGAPLAYKLGAGFIPVRKPGKLPSSVHAVEYQLEYGMDRLEVHQDALQPGSPVLIVDDLLATGGTASATAKLVQQIGCKLIGFGFIIELRDLQGRQQLPDGVPVISLVEY from the coding sequence ATGGATCTCAAGTCCTTAATTCGTGATATTCCCGATTTTCCTAAACCTGGAATTTTATTTCGAGACATCACGACGCTTCTGCGCGATGCAGATGGTTTACGCTACACGATTGATTCCCTAACCGATAAATTTCAGGTAGCGAATCTGAAAGCAGATTATGTCGTCGGGATGGAATCGCGGGGCTTTATTATTGGCGCGCCTTTAGCTTATAAATTAGGGGCTGGTTTTATTCCAGTCCGCAAACCAGGAAAATTACCGTCGTCGGTTCATGCTGTCGAGTATCAACTGGAATATGGAATGGATCGGTTGGAGGTGCATCAAGACGCTTTACAGCCAGGTAGCCCAGTGTTAATCGTTGACGATCTGCTGGCGACAGGGGGAACCGCAAGCGCAACTGCCAAATTAGTACAACAGATCGGCTGCAAGTTAATTGGCTTTGGGTTTATTATCGAGCTACGGGATTTACAAGGACGACAACAGTTGCCTGATGGTGTACCTGTCATCTCGCTGGTTGAATATTGA
- a CDS encoding ABC transporter permease, with amino-acid sequence MTSSKVSAIARWGWLNRLFDSETVVYVVKRLLQALLTLLLASALSFFIIQLAPGDYLDTLRQNPQISPERIEELRQQFGLDRSWIEQYGRWLWRIVTQGDFGTSFVYQRSVASLLWERVGATLLLAIASLVLTWAIAIPLGIVAAVKQNHWSDRLLQVISYTGQGFPSFITALLLLIFAQNTSPLFPVGGMTSINHADFSPFGRILDVAWHMILPTIALSITSFAGLQRITRGELLDVLRQDYIQTARAKGLPENRVIYVHALRNAVNPLITILGFELASLLSGAFIAEFFFNWPGLGRLILQAVLAQDLYLVMASLTMGAVMLIVGNLIADLLLKVVDPRIRLENIN; translated from the coding sequence ATGACTTCGAGTAAGGTTTCTGCGATTGCCCGTTGGGGCTGGCTGAATCGGTTATTTGATAGCGAAACGGTTGTTTATGTCGTTAAGCGGCTACTACAGGCACTGCTAACGCTGTTACTCGCATCAGCACTTTCGTTTTTTATTATTCAGTTGGCTCCTGGCGATTATCTCGACACGCTAAGGCAAAATCCGCAAATTTCGCCCGAACGCATCGAGGAACTACGCCAGCAGTTTGGTTTAGATCGCTCGTGGATCGAGCAGTACGGACGTTGGCTGTGGCGGATCGTGACGCAAGGCGATTTTGGCACAAGTTTCGTCTATCAACGCTCGGTGGCTTCGTTATTGTGGGAGCGAGTTGGTGCAACGTTGTTGCTTGCGATCGCATCTCTCGTTCTGACGTGGGCGATCGCCATTCCGCTGGGAATTGTAGCCGCAGTCAAACAAAATCATTGGAGCGATCGCTTGTTACAAGTTATCAGCTACACAGGACAAGGTTTTCCTAGCTTTATCACTGCGCTTTTACTTCTCATTTTTGCCCAAAATACTTCGCCCCTCTTTCCTGTGGGTGGAATGACAAGTATTAACCATGCTGACTTTTCGCCATTTGGCAGAATTTTGGATGTTGCTTGGCACATGATCCTGCCCACGATCGCATTAAGCATCACCAGTTTTGCGGGTTTGCAACGCATCACGCGGGGTGAGTTATTGGATGTTTTGCGACAAGACTACATTCAAACGGCGCGCGCTAAAGGCTTGCCAGAAAACCGTGTCATCTATGTTCATGCGTTACGCAATGCGGTGAACCCATTAATTACAATTCTCGGTTTTGAACTCGCTAGTTTATTGAGCGGTGCATTTATTGCCGAATTTTTCTTTAATTGGCCTGGTTTGGGGCGCTTAATTCTGCAAGCGGTTTTAGCACAAGATTTGTATCTCGTCATGGCAAGCTTAACGATGGGCGCGGTGATGCTCATTGTCGGTAACTTGATTGCCGATTTGCTCCTCAAAGTCGTAGATCCCAGAATTCGTTTAGAGAATATTAATTAA
- a CDS encoding low temperature-induced protein has protein sequence MRSIRFKFSALRPARVLIAICACVFLVLSSATPALSGTETPQPNAAPSAPQQGEANLTAIEKEAQKAALDDPYSRKETQVKANEGLNEIQGAADAEKMSRPENAQATSVEENSKSFLEALTGKKK, from the coding sequence ATGCGCTCTATTCGTTTCAAATTTTCTGCTTTGCGTCCAGCCCGTGTTTTGATAGCTATCTGTGCTTGTGTTTTTCTAGTATTATCCAGTGCTACACCTGCTTTAAGTGGTACAGAGACTCCACAACCTAATGCTGCTCCATCCGCGCCCCAGCAAGGTGAGGCGAATCTGACAGCAATCGAAAAAGAAGCACAGAAAGCAGCTTTAGACGATCCCTACTCTCGTAAAGAAACGCAAGTTAAAGCCAATGAAGGTCTTAACGAAATTCAAGGTGCTGCTGACGCAGAAAAAATGAGTCGTCCAGAAAATGCTCAGGCAACATCAGTTGAAGAAAACTCTAAGAGTTTCCTCGAAGCTTTGACTGGAAAGAAAAAGTAA
- a CDS encoding DUF1257 domain-containing protein, which yields MSHFSTLRTKITDVEILKASLRDLGITTKTEADVRGYNGQRVRADLVAVLEGEYDLGWSRNSDGSFDLIADLWGVAKKHNQTELINSINQKYAVNKTLAEVKQRGLQNANVKLVLQ from the coding sequence ATGTCTCACTTTAGCACCCTACGCACCAAAATTACTGATGTAGAAATCCTCAAGGCTTCTCTACGCGACTTGGGTATTACTACCAAAACTGAAGCCGATGTACGCGGATACAATGGTCAGCGTGTTCGTGCCGACTTAGTTGCAGTATTAGAAGGTGAGTATGACCTTGGTTGGTCTCGCAATAGCGATGGTTCGTTCGATTTGATTGCTGACCTTTGGGGCGTTGCTAAGAAGCACAATCAAACTGAGTTAATCAACTCAATTAACCAAAAGTATGCTGTTAACAAAACTTTAGCTGAAGTTAAGCAGCGTGGTTTGCAAAATGCCAATGTTAAGTTGGTATTGCAATAG
- a CDS encoding AAA family ATPase, whose amino-acid sequence MKEELNVLIQAQYPLIYLVTSEEERAEQAISMIAQTRPQRRIFVWTVTHGIVEYGQPRNITQHNTVSPEAAIEWVIRQREASIFIFKDLHPFIDSPATTRWLRDAIASFKGTQKTIILMSPLQQIPIELEKEVVVLDFALPDMTELNDVLSRQLEQSRNRRLSTEAREKLLKAALGLTRDEAEKVYRKAQVYTKGQLTENEVDIVLSEKKQLIRRNGILEFIEEDETLEAVGGLEELKRWLKQRSNAFTERAREYGLPQPKGMLILGVPGCGKSLIAKTTSRLWGLPLLRLDMGRVYDGSMVGRSEANLRNALKTAESISPAILFIDELDKAFAGGTGSADSDGGTSSRIFGSFLTWMQEKTSPVFVMATANRVERLPGEFLRKGRFDEIFFVDLPNAEERKEIFQIHLVKRKRDISRFDLEQLAKVADGFSGAEIEQALVAAMYEAFAQDREFTQLDIIAAIKATLPLSRTMTEQVTALRDWARQRARPAAASVAEYQRMEF is encoded by the coding sequence ATGAAAGAAGAGCTAAACGTCTTAATACAAGCTCAATACCCTCTAATCTACCTTGTGACCTCCGAGGAAGAACGGGCTGAGCAGGCAATATCGATGATCGCCCAAACGCGACCCCAACGGCGAATCTTTGTCTGGACTGTCACCCACGGTATTGTTGAGTATGGTCAACCCCGGAATATTACGCAACACAATACCGTGTCGCCAGAAGCCGCGATTGAATGGGTAATCCGCCAACGCGAAGCAAGCATATTTATTTTCAAAGATTTACATCCTTTTATTGATTCACCTGCAACAACACGATGGTTAAGAGATGCGATCGCCAGCTTCAAAGGCACGCAGAAAACCATTATTTTGATGTCGCCATTACAGCAAATCCCCATCGAGTTGGAAAAAGAAGTCGTCGTTCTTGACTTTGCGCTCCCCGACATGACTGAGCTTAATGATGTGCTATCTCGGCAGTTGGAGCAAAGCCGAAACCGGCGGTTAAGTACCGAGGCAAGAGAAAAACTTCTTAAAGCAGCTTTGGGTTTAACGCGCGATGAAGCTGAGAAAGTTTACCGTAAGGCTCAGGTTTATACTAAAGGTCAACTGACCGAAAACGAAGTAGACATCGTTTTATCGGAGAAAAAGCAGCTAATTCGCCGTAACGGTATTTTGGAATTTATCGAAGAGGACGAAACTCTAGAGGCTGTTGGTGGCTTAGAAGAACTCAAACGGTGGCTAAAACAACGCTCGAACGCCTTTACTGAAAGAGCGCGCGAGTATGGACTACCTCAACCTAAAGGAATGTTAATTCTCGGTGTCCCTGGTTGTGGTAAGTCACTTATTGCCAAAACAACATCTCGACTCTGGGGTTTACCACTACTCCGTCTTGATATGGGTAGAGTTTATGACGGCTCAATGGTAGGTCGATCCGAAGCTAACTTACGCAATGCCTTAAAGACAGCCGAATCGATTTCACCAGCAATTCTCTTCATAGATGAACTCGATAAAGCCTTTGCTGGTGGTACCGGATCTGCTGATTCAGACGGCGGAACATCAAGTCGAATTTTTGGTTCGTTCTTAACCTGGATGCAAGAAAAAACTTCTCCAGTATTCGTAATGGCAACCGCCAACCGAGTTGAACGTTTACCAGGTGAATTTTTAAGAAAAGGTCGTTTTGATGAAATTTTCTTTGTCGATCTTCCCAACGCTGAGGAGCGTAAAGAAATTTTCCAAATCCACCTTGTCAAGCGTAAACGAGACATTTCGCGATTTGACCTTGAACAACTTGCCAAAGTAGCTGATGGCTTTTCAGGTGCAGAAATCGAGCAAGCATTAGTTGCTGCGATGTACGAAGCCTTTGCGCAAGACCGCGAGTTTACGCAATTAGATATTATTGCTGCGATTAAAGCGACGTTGCCCCTATCGCGCACCATGACCGAACAGGTCACAGCCCTCAGAGATTGGGCTAGGCAGCGTGCCAGACCCGCAGCAGCCTCCGTTGCTGAGTATCAGCGAATGGAGTTTTAA
- a CDS encoding UDP-sulfoquinovose synthase, with protein sequence MKVLVIGGDGYCGWATALYLSNQGYEVGILDSLVRRYWDLELGVETLTPIAPIKQRLQRWQDLTGKSIDLFVGDINNYDFLNQALHKFEPDAIVHFGEQRSAPFSMIDREHAVLTQVNNVVGTLNLLYAMREFPDCHLVKLGTMGEYGTPNIDIEEGYITIEHNGRKDTLPYPKQPGSMYHLSKVHDSHNIHFACRIWGLRATDLNQGVVYGVLTEETGMDELLINRLDYDGIFGTALNRFCIQAAIGHPLTVYGQGGQTRGFLDIRDTVRCVELAIANPAQPGEFRVFNQFTEQFSVGDLALMVKKAGQSLGLSVEINNIDNPRIEKEEHYFNAKNTNLLNLGLQPHYLSEALLDSLLNFAVKYQHRVDHSQILPKVSWRR encoded by the coding sequence ATGAAAGTCCTGGTTATTGGTGGCGATGGCTATTGCGGTTGGGCAACCGCACTGTACCTTTCTAATCAAGGGTACGAAGTTGGCATTCTAGATAGCTTGGTACGGCGGTACTGGGATCTGGAATTAGGCGTAGAAACATTAACTCCGATTGCGCCGATCAAACAAAGACTACAGCGATGGCAAGATTTGACGGGAAAATCGATCGACCTATTTGTCGGTGATATTAACAATTACGATTTTCTGAATCAGGCGCTACATAAGTTTGAACCAGATGCGATCGTTCATTTTGGCGAACAGCGATCGGCTCCATTTTCGATGATTGACCGCGAACACGCCGTTTTAACCCAAGTCAACAATGTCGTCGGAACATTAAATTTGTTGTACGCGATGCGCGAGTTTCCTGACTGTCACTTAGTGAAGTTGGGAACAATGGGTGAATACGGTACGCCAAACATCGATATTGAAGAAGGCTATATCACGATTGAACACAATGGACGCAAAGACACACTACCTTATCCAAAACAGCCAGGTAGTATGTATCATCTCAGCAAAGTCCATGACAGCCACAACATTCACTTTGCTTGTCGCATTTGGGGCTTGCGCGCAACCGACTTGAACCAAGGTGTTGTTTATGGCGTGTTGACTGAAGAAACAGGGATGGATGAGTTGCTGATCAACCGCTTAGACTACGACGGTATTTTTGGCACCGCGCTTAACCGTTTTTGTATTCAAGCTGCCATTGGTCATCCGCTGACAGTTTATGGTCAAGGAGGTCAAACGCGGGGCTTTTTAGATATCCGCGATACAGTGCGGTGTGTGGAACTCGCGATCGCAAATCCAGCGCAACCTGGAGAATTTCGCGTATTTAACCAGTTCACCGAACAGTTTAGCGTTGGTGACTTAGCGTTAATGGTGAAAAAAGCTGGACAATCGTTGGGATTGAGCGTCGAAATCAACAACATTGATAATCCGAGAATCGAGAAAGAAGAACATTACTTCAACGCCAAAAACACAAATTTACTCAACTTAGGATTACAGCCGCATTATCTTTCAGAAGCATTGCTTGATTCGTTACTTAACTTTGCGGTCAAGTATCAGCATCGCGTTGACCACAGCCAAATTCTGCCAAAAGTTTCTTGGCGGAGATAG
- a CDS encoding glycosyltransferase family 4 protein, with product MRIALFTETFLPKVDGIVTRLSHTIDHLQRNGNQVMVFAPEGGIAEYKGAKVHGVSGFPLPLYPELKLALPRPAIGHALENFQPDIIHVVNPAVLGLAGLFYGKALKIPLVASYHTHLPQYLQHYGLGMLEGLLWELLKTGHNQAEINLCTSTAMMQELAAHGIERIALWQRGVDTELFHPDQASREMRSHLSQGHPEKPLLLYVGRLSAEKEIERIKAILTAIPEARLALVGDGPHRHALEKHFAQTPTHFVGYLTGKDLAAAFASADAFIFPSRTETLGLVLLEAMAAGCPVVAANSGGVPDIVTSGVNGYLFEPDADDAGAIAATQRLLEQTQEREIIRQNARKEAERWGWGAATRQLQDYYASVLSQKLASLTR from the coding sequence ATGCGAATCGCCTTATTTACAGAAACCTTTTTACCCAAGGTCGATGGTATTGTCACGCGCTTAAGCCATACTATCGATCATCTCCAGCGTAACGGCAATCAAGTCATGGTATTTGCCCCTGAGGGCGGAATTGCAGAGTACAAAGGCGCTAAAGTGCATGGTGTCTCAGGCTTTCCCTTACCACTGTATCCGGAGTTGAAATTAGCACTACCTCGACCTGCGATCGGTCACGCACTAGAAAACTTTCAGCCGGATATTATTCATGTTGTAAATCCAGCCGTTTTAGGCTTGGCTGGGTTGTTTTATGGCAAAGCGCTCAAAATTCCCTTAGTCGCTTCCTACCATACGCATTTGCCACAATATCTACAACACTATGGCTTGGGAATGTTAGAAGGCTTGCTATGGGAATTGCTCAAGACGGGTCACAACCAAGCAGAAATTAATTTATGTACTTCAACAGCGATGATGCAGGAGCTAGCTGCGCATGGTATTGAACGGATAGCATTGTGGCAACGGGGTGTAGATACAGAATTATTTCATCCGGATCAGGCGAGTAGAGAAATGCGATCGCATCTCAGCCAGGGTCATCCTGAAAAGCCGCTGCTGTTGTATGTCGGACGCTTATCAGCAGAAAAAGAAATTGAGCGGATTAAAGCGATTTTGACAGCGATTCCCGAAGCGCGTTTAGCCTTAGTTGGCGATGGACCACATCGTCACGCCTTAGAAAAGCACTTTGCTCAAACACCAACGCATTTTGTTGGTTATCTCACTGGTAAAGATTTAGCAGCGGCGTTTGCGTCAGCAGATGCGTTTATTTTTCCTTCGCGGACAGAAACGCTAGGATTAGTACTACTAGAAGCTATGGCAGCAGGTTGTCCGGTTGTTGCAGCAAATTCAGGTGGTGTTCCTGATATTGTGACTTCCGGTGTCAATGGTTATTTGTTCGAGCCGGATGCGGATGATGCAGGCGCGATCGCGGCGACACAACGCTTATTAGAACAAACACAAGAGCGTGAAATAATTCGGCAAAATGCCCGTAAAGAAGCTGAACGTTGGGGCTGGGGAGCAGCTACACGCCAACTACAAGATTATTACGCGAGTGTGTTGTCGCAGAAGTTAGCTAGCTTAACACGCTAA
- a CDS encoding DUF7219 family protein, which produces MANQSEFLYPRSRYYGKVKPENLVFNANLQEFAQRVSYICNLETAGKLSPEESYKQIHALWKDLKRTKKQLGIGENLFQDDSENPPA; this is translated from the coding sequence ATGGCGAATCAATCTGAATTTCTCTATCCGCGCAGTCGCTACTATGGCAAAGTTAAGCCAGAGAACCTGGTTTTCAATGCCAACCTACAAGAGTTTGCCCAGCGCGTCAGCTACATATGTAATCTAGAAACGGCTGGGAAACTATCCCCCGAAGAGTCTTATAAGCAAATTCATGCGCTTTGGAAAGACCTCAAACGCACGAAAAAGCAACTGGGTATTGGCGAAAATCTCTTTCAAGACGATAGCGAAAATCCGCCCGCGTAA